A window of Primulina huaijiensis isolate GDHJ02 chromosome 9, ASM1229523v2, whole genome shotgun sequence contains these coding sequences:
- the LOC140984491 gene encoding tobamovirus multiplication protein 1-like translates to MRMPTSFPAIGAGVGGLSAGWWNEINESVEWQDGIFFTLCAAYALVSLVALIQLIRIELRVPEYGWTTQKVFHFMNFIVNGVRAVMFGFHMKVFLLHPKVLTLVLLDLPGLLFFSTYTLLTLFWAEIYHQARSLPTDKLRISYISINSAIYFIQVCIWVYLWINDNAIVEFIGKIFIAVVSFVAALGFLIYGGKLFFMLRRFPIESKGRRKKLHEVGYVTAICFTCFLIRCFVVTLSAFDSDATLDVLYHPVLNLIYYALVEILPSALVLFILRKLPPKRISAQYHPIR, encoded by the exons ATGAGAATGCCAACGAGCTTTCCGGCCATTGGGGCCGGAGTCGGAGGACTTTCTGCCGGTTGGTGGAACGAGATCAATGAATCCGTTGAGTGGCAAGACGGAATATTCTTTACTCTCTGCGCCGCCTACGCTCTCGTTTCATTAGTTGCTCTC ATTCAATTAATAAGAATTGAGCTCAGGGTGCCCGAGTATGGTTGGACAACTCAGAAGGTTTTCCATTTCATGAACTTCATTGTGAATGGAG TGCGTGCTGTGATGTTTGGATTTCACATGAAAGTATTTCTTTTGCATCCTAAG GTACTAACCCTGGTGCTGCTGGATCTTCCTGGCTTGCTGTTCTTTTCCACATATACTCTTCTTACTCTTTTTTGGGCTGAGATATATCATCAG GCTAGAAGTTTGCCAACTGATAAACTGAGAATTAGCTACATTTCTATCAATAGTGCCATTTACTTCATACAG GTTTGCATCTGGGTGTACCTCTGGATAAATGATAATGCCATTGTGGAATTCATTGGAAAGATATTTATCGCTG TGGTATCATTTGTAGCAGCTTTGGGCTTTCTGATATATGGAGGGAA GCTATTTTTCATGCTGAGACGCTTTCCCATTGAATCTAAAGGAAGAAGAAAGAAACTGCACGAG GTTGGATACGTGACAGCTATATGCTTCACTTGTTTTCTTATAAGATGCTTTGTG GTTACGCTATCAGCATTTGATTCAGATGCAACACTTGATGTACTGTACCATCCTGTGCTAAATTTAATCTACTATGCG CTCGTCGAGATTCTACCATCAGCtcttgttttattcattttgcgGAAGCTTCCTCCCAAAAGAATATCTGCTCAATACCACCCCATCCGCTAG
- the LOC140984488 gene encoding homeobox-leucine zipper protein PROTODERMAL FACTOR 2-like isoform X2, translating into MGHKPPENEMDLIRDDEYESKSGAEILEAPSGDDQDPNQRPKKKQYHRHTQLQIQEMESFFKECPHPDDKQRKELGRRLNLEPLQVKFWFQNKRTQMKAQHERHDNTQLRTENEKLRAENIRYKEAISNASCPNCGGPAAIGEMSFDEQHLRIENARLREEIDRISSIAAKYVGKPMLSYPHLSPGASCSLDLGVGNFESQASMAGEIYGAPDLLRTVSGPTDADKPMIIELSVAAMEELIRMAQAGEPLWIPSIGNSAETLNEDEYMRTFPRGIGPKPLGLKSEASRESTVVIMNHANLVEILMDSNQWAILFSSIVSRAMTLDVLSTGVAGNYNGALQVMTAEFQVPSPLVPTRESYFARYCKQHADGIWAVVDVSLENLQPTSLPRCRRRPSGCLIQELPNGYSKVTWIEHVEVDDRAVHNIYKPLVSSGLAFGARRWVATLDRQCERLASVMANSISAGDVGVISSPEGRKSMLKLAERMVMSFCTGVGASTAHTWTTLSGSGADDVRVMTRKSMDDPGRPPGIVLSAATSFWLPVPPKRVFNFLRDENSRSEWDILSNGGLVQEMAHIANGRHPGNSVSLLRVNSSNSSQCNMLILQESCTDSTGSYVIYAPVDIVAMNVVLSGGDPEYVALLPSGFAILPDGSNNSTRETPEVGSGGSLLTVAFQILVDSVPTAKLSLGSVATVNSLIKCTVERIKGAVLCDAT; encoded by the exons ATGGGACATAAACCTCCGGAAAACGAAATGGATCTTATAAGGGATGATGAATATGAAAGCAAATCGGGGGCGGAAATTCTAGAAGCCCCCTCTGGCGATGACCAAGATCCAAATCAACGTCCTAAGAAGAAGCAATATCATCGCCATACTCAACTTCAAATCCAGGAAATGGAATC ATTTTTTAAGGAATGCCCTCACCCTGATGATAAACAAAGGAAGGAGCTTGGCCGTCGATTGAATTTGGAGCCATTGCAAGTTAAATTTTGGTTTCAGAACAAGCGTACACAAATGAAG GCTCAACACGAACGCCATGATAATACGCAGCTGAGAACTGAAAATGAGAAGCTTCGTGCAGAGAACATACGCTATAAGGAAGCTATCAGCAATGCTAGTTGTCCAAACTGTGGAGGCCCAGCCGCCATAGGTGAGATGTCATTCGATGAGCAGCATCTAAGGATCGAAAATGCTCGCTTAAGAGAAGAG ATCGATCGAATATCCAGTATCGCTGCAAAATATGTCGGAAAACCAATGCTCTCGTATCCGCATCTTTCTCCGGGAGCATCTTGTTCACTTGATCTAGGAGTGGGAAATTTCGAGTCTCAGGCAAGCATGGCTGGAGAGATTTATGGAGCTCCTGATCTTCTTAGGACAGTATCTGGCCCTACGGATGCGGACAAGCCAATGATTATCGAGCTTTCTGTTGCAGCAATGGAAGAATTGATAAGAATGGCTCAAGCAGGAGAGCCTTTATGGATTCCTAGCATTGGTAACTCTGCAGAGACATTGAATGAAGACGAGTATATGCGGACATTCCCACGTGGGATTGGTCCGAAGCCTCTGGGATTGAAATCCGAAGCTTCTCGTGAGTCAACTGTGGTGATTATGAATCATGCCAATTTGGTGGAGATTCTAATGGATTCG AACCAATGGGCTATTCTGTTTTCAAGCATCGTATCTAGAGCAATGACTTTGGATGTTTTATCTACTGGCGTGGCAGGAAACTATAATGGAGCTTTACAAGTG ATGACTGCTGAGTTCCAAGTCCCATCTCCATTGGTCCCAACTCGCGAAAGCTACTTTGCAAGATATTGCAAACAACATGCTGACGGGATTTGGGCTGTTGTTGACGTTTCTTTGGAAAATTTACAACCTACTTCCTTACCAAGATGCAGAAGGAGGCCATCTGGTTGTTTGATTCAAGAATTACCGAATGGTTATTCAAAG GTTACGTGGATTGAACATGTCGAAGTGGATGATAGAGCGGTTCACAACATCTACAAACCATTAGTCAGTTCTGGGCTTGCATTTGGTGCCAGACGTTGGGTTGCAACACTTGACCGACAGTGTGAACGACTGGCAAGTGTTATGGCTAATAGTATTTCAGCAGGAGATGTTGGTG TGATTTCTTCCCCGGAAGGTAGAAAGAGTATGTTGAAGCTTGCTGAGAGAATGGTGATGAGCTTCTGCACAGGCGTTGGCGCTTCAACTGCACACACTTGGACAACTTTATCTGGAAGTGGCGCTGATGATGTTCGAGTCATGACTAGAAAAAGCATGGATGATCCAGGCAGGCCTCCTGGTATTGTGCTTAGTGCTGCCACTTCATTTTGGCTCCCAGTTCCACCAAAAAGAGTATTCAATTTTCTACGGGACGAGAATTCCAGAAGTGAG TGGGATATTCTCTCCAACGGCGGACTTGTTCAAGAAATGGCGCATATAGCAAATGGCCGTCATCCAGGAAACTCCGTCTCTTTACTACGTGTCAAT AGTTCAAATTCAAGCCAATGCAATATGCTCATACTACAAGAGAGCTGCACTGATTCAACAGGATCTTATGTTATCTATGCTCCAGTTGATATTGTGGCTATGAATGTTGTCTTAAGCGGGGGTGATCCGGAGTATGTAGCTCTTCTACCATCTGGTTTTGCTATACTTCCTGATGGATCAAATAATTCAACTAGAGAAACTCCTGAGGTTGGGTCCGGTGGATCTTTACTGACCGTCGCCTTTCAGATATTAGTCGATTCTGTTCCAACGGCAAAACTTTCGTTAGGCTCGGTAGCTACGGTTAATAGCCTTATTAAGTGCACTGTTGAAAGGATCAAAGGTGCTGTACTATGTGATGCCACATGA
- the LOC140984489 gene encoding probable serine/threonine-protein kinase PBL23, with product MKKNPLKTSKSYVNEIKASQKYDDGEELCPIARSFSMYTGNGKQSMIAADILRHGNLIKVPATVFTFRELAIATENFSPELLVGEGGFGRVYKGHLKNINKIVAVKQLDRNWIQGNREFLAEVLTLSLVNHPNLVNLIGYCADGRQRILVYEYIKNGSLKDHLHDLPPDKKPLDWYTRMQIAKGAAQGLEYLHDTANPSIIYRDFKISNILLDEMFNPKLSDFGLSKLGQKGGEDHESSRLMETYGYCAPEYAQTDHLTTESDVYCFGAVFLEIISGRKAIDNSKPAEEDNLVEWAKPLFKDRSNFTLMVDPLLEGTYPEKGLNQALAIAAMCLQEEASTRPLIGDVATALEYLAMETDEDMSATETEKNSREVSGHGEEMV from the exons ATGAAGAAGAATCCATTAAAAACTTCCAAAAGTTACGTCAATGAAATTAAGGCATCACAGAAATATGATGATGGAGAGGAATTATGCCCAATCGCCAGAAGTTTTTCTATGTATACGG GTAATGGAAAACAAAGTATGATAGCTGCAGATATACTAAGGCATGGGAATTTGATTAAAGTTCCGGCCACAGTGTTCACCTTTCGCGAACTTGCCATTGCTACAGAAAACTTCAGTCCTGAACTTCTAGTCGGTGAAGGAGGCTTTGGAAGAGTCTACAAGGGTCACCTTAAGAATATCAATAAA ATTGTTGCTGTCAAGCAGCTTGACAGAAATTGGATTCAAGGAAACAGAGAATTCCTAGCAGAGGTCTTGACATTGAGCCTCGTCAACCACCCGAATCTAGTAAATTTGATTGGATATTGTGCAGATGGCCGACAAAGGATATTGGTGtatgaatacataaaaaatgGATCTTTAAAAGATCATCTTCATG atttgCCACCAGATAAGAAGCCACTGGACTGGTACACCAGAATGCAGATAGCTAAAGGTGCAGCACAGGGACTTGAGTACTTGCATGATACAGCAAACCCTTCAATAATATACCGTGATTTCAAGATTTCTAACATATTGTTGGACGAGATGTTCAATCCTAAGCTGTCGGATTTTGGACTTTCTAAGTTGGGTCAAAAAGGTGGAGAGGATCATGAGTCCAGTAGGTTGATGGAGACGTACGGATACTGTGCACCAGAGTATGCTCAGACAGACCACCTTACGACTGAATCTGATGTTTATTGTTTCGGGGCTGTGTTTCTTGAGATTATTTCAGGGAGGAAAGCAATAGATAACTCAAAACCAGCTGAAGAGGACAATCTAGTAGAATGG GCGAAGCCGCTTTTCAAGGACAGAAGCAACTTTACATTGATGGTGGATCCATTGCTCGAAGGGACATATCCGGAGAAGGGTCTGAATCAAGCTCTTGCTATTGCAGCTATGTGCCTTCAAGAAGAAGCCAGCACACGACCCCTCATCGGGGACGTCGCCACTGCACTTGAATATTTAGCcatggaaacagatgaagataTGAGTGCAACAGAGACGGAAAAAAATAGCCGAG AGGTTTCAGGGCACGGAGAAGAGATGGTCTGA
- the LOC140984490 gene encoding N6-mAMP deaminase, whose amino-acid sequence MEWCVSMPKIELHAHLNGSIRDSTLLELAGDLSEKGAIVFSDVEHVILKNDRSLSEVFKMFDLIHILTTDHKTVTRITKEVIEDFAADNVVYLELRTTPKRNDSKGMSKRSYMEAVLEGIRSVNAVEVDLSDVETSARASLVCNGIERKKIYVRLLLSIDRRETAKAAMETVELALEMKNLGVVGIDLSGNPGIGEWVTYLPALEFAKKQGLPITLHCGEVPNQKEILAMLDFHPRRIGHACCFEEEEWEVLKSLKIPVEICLTSNIRTETIASMDVHHFADLYKSNHPLVLCTDDAGVFSTSLSNEYSLASSAFGLGRREMFLLAQKAIEVIFAGDEVKGELKEIFATYF is encoded by the exons ATGGAGTGGTGTGTGTCGATGCCCAAGATTGAACTACATGCGCACCTAAATGGCTCCATTAGAGACTCCACTCTGTT GGAACTTGCTGGAGATTTGAGTGAGAAGGGCGCTATAGTTTTCTCCGATGTGGAGCATGTAATTTTGAAAA ATGATCGATCACTCAGTGAAGTGTTCAAGATGTTTGATTTAATCCATATTCTTACTACTGATCACAAAACTGTCACAAGAATCACCAAAGAG GTTATTGAAGATTTTGCTGCTGATAATGTCGTTTACTTGGAATTGAGAACAACTCCAAAG AGGAATGATTCCAAAGGCATGAGCAAGCGCTCATACATGGAAGCAGTTCTCGAGGGAATAAGATCCGTCAATGCTGTTGAGGTTGATCTTTCTGATGTGGAAACTTCTGCTCGTGCTTCTTTGGTTTGTAATGGAATTGAAAGGAAAAAGATATATGTGAGGCTTCTTCTCAGCATTGACCGTCGTGAAACTGCCAAAGCTGCTATGGAAACT GTTGAACTAGCACTGGAAATGAAAAACTTGGGAGTGGTGGGCATAGATCTTTCTGGCAATCCAGGGATTGGTGAATG GGTGACATATTTACCAGCTTTAGAGTTTGCGAAAAAGCAAGGGCTTCCAATCACGCTGCACTGTGGAGAG GTTCCCAATCAAAAGGAAATCCTCGCGATGCTAGATTTTCATCCGAGGAGAATCGGACATGCTTGTTGTTTTGAAGAGGAGGAGTGGGAAGTATTAAAAAGTCTCAAGATCCCG GTGGAGATTTGTTTGACTTCCAACATTAGAACCGAAACAATTGCTTCCATGGATGTTCATCATTTCG CtgatttgtataaatcaaaccACCCATTAGTTTTATGCACGGACGATGCCGGAGTTTTTTCTACCAGTCTATCTAATGAGTACAGCCTTGCCTCATCTGCATTTG GTCTTGGAAGGAGGGAAATGTTTCTGCTAGCTCAGAAGGCCATTGAGGTTATTTTTGCTGGCGATGAAGTAAAAGGAGAACTGAAGGAGATATTTGCAACATACTTTTAG
- the LOC140984488 gene encoding homeobox-leucine zipper protein MERISTEM L1-like isoform X1: MFQPNIFDSHLHLLDMGHKPPENEMDLIRDDEYESKSGAEILEAPSGDDQDPNQRPKKKQYHRHTQLQIQEMESFFKECPHPDDKQRKELGRRLNLEPLQVKFWFQNKRTQMKAQHERHDNTQLRTENEKLRAENIRYKEAISNASCPNCGGPAAIGEMSFDEQHLRIENARLREEIDRISSIAAKYVGKPMLSYPHLSPGASCSLDLGVGNFESQASMAGEIYGAPDLLRTVSGPTDADKPMIIELSVAAMEELIRMAQAGEPLWIPSIGNSAETLNEDEYMRTFPRGIGPKPLGLKSEASRESTVVIMNHANLVEILMDSNQWAILFSSIVSRAMTLDVLSTGVAGNYNGALQVMTAEFQVPSPLVPTRESYFARYCKQHADGIWAVVDVSLENLQPTSLPRCRRRPSGCLIQELPNGYSKVTWIEHVEVDDRAVHNIYKPLVSSGLAFGARRWVATLDRQCERLASVMANSISAGDVGVISSPEGRKSMLKLAERMVMSFCTGVGASTAHTWTTLSGSGADDVRVMTRKSMDDPGRPPGIVLSAATSFWLPVPPKRVFNFLRDENSRSEWDILSNGGLVQEMAHIANGRHPGNSVSLLRVNSSNSSQCNMLILQESCTDSTGSYVIYAPVDIVAMNVVLSGGDPEYVALLPSGFAILPDGSNNSTRETPEVGSGGSLLTVAFQILVDSVPTAKLSLGSVATVNSLIKCTVERIKGAVLCDAT, from the exons ATGTTTCAGCCAAACATATTTGATAGCCACCTTCACTTGCTGGATATGGGACATAAACCTCCGGAAAACGAAATGGATCTTATAAGGGATGATGAATATGAAAGCAAATCGGGGGCGGAAATTCTAGAAGCCCCCTCTGGCGATGACCAAGATCCAAATCAACGTCCTAAGAAGAAGCAATATCATCGCCATACTCAACTTCAAATCCAGGAAATGGAATC ATTTTTTAAGGAATGCCCTCACCCTGATGATAAACAAAGGAAGGAGCTTGGCCGTCGATTGAATTTGGAGCCATTGCAAGTTAAATTTTGGTTTCAGAACAAGCGTACACAAATGAAG GCTCAACACGAACGCCATGATAATACGCAGCTGAGAACTGAAAATGAGAAGCTTCGTGCAGAGAACATACGCTATAAGGAAGCTATCAGCAATGCTAGTTGTCCAAACTGTGGAGGCCCAGCCGCCATAGGTGAGATGTCATTCGATGAGCAGCATCTAAGGATCGAAAATGCTCGCTTAAGAGAAGAG ATCGATCGAATATCCAGTATCGCTGCAAAATATGTCGGAAAACCAATGCTCTCGTATCCGCATCTTTCTCCGGGAGCATCTTGTTCACTTGATCTAGGAGTGGGAAATTTCGAGTCTCAGGCAAGCATGGCTGGAGAGATTTATGGAGCTCCTGATCTTCTTAGGACAGTATCTGGCCCTACGGATGCGGACAAGCCAATGATTATCGAGCTTTCTGTTGCAGCAATGGAAGAATTGATAAGAATGGCTCAAGCAGGAGAGCCTTTATGGATTCCTAGCATTGGTAACTCTGCAGAGACATTGAATGAAGACGAGTATATGCGGACATTCCCACGTGGGATTGGTCCGAAGCCTCTGGGATTGAAATCCGAAGCTTCTCGTGAGTCAACTGTGGTGATTATGAATCATGCCAATTTGGTGGAGATTCTAATGGATTCG AACCAATGGGCTATTCTGTTTTCAAGCATCGTATCTAGAGCAATGACTTTGGATGTTTTATCTACTGGCGTGGCAGGAAACTATAATGGAGCTTTACAAGTG ATGACTGCTGAGTTCCAAGTCCCATCTCCATTGGTCCCAACTCGCGAAAGCTACTTTGCAAGATATTGCAAACAACATGCTGACGGGATTTGGGCTGTTGTTGACGTTTCTTTGGAAAATTTACAACCTACTTCCTTACCAAGATGCAGAAGGAGGCCATCTGGTTGTTTGATTCAAGAATTACCGAATGGTTATTCAAAG GTTACGTGGATTGAACATGTCGAAGTGGATGATAGAGCGGTTCACAACATCTACAAACCATTAGTCAGTTCTGGGCTTGCATTTGGTGCCAGACGTTGGGTTGCAACACTTGACCGACAGTGTGAACGACTGGCAAGTGTTATGGCTAATAGTATTTCAGCAGGAGATGTTGGTG TGATTTCTTCCCCGGAAGGTAGAAAGAGTATGTTGAAGCTTGCTGAGAGAATGGTGATGAGCTTCTGCACAGGCGTTGGCGCTTCAACTGCACACACTTGGACAACTTTATCTGGAAGTGGCGCTGATGATGTTCGAGTCATGACTAGAAAAAGCATGGATGATCCAGGCAGGCCTCCTGGTATTGTGCTTAGTGCTGCCACTTCATTTTGGCTCCCAGTTCCACCAAAAAGAGTATTCAATTTTCTACGGGACGAGAATTCCAGAAGTGAG TGGGATATTCTCTCCAACGGCGGACTTGTTCAAGAAATGGCGCATATAGCAAATGGCCGTCATCCAGGAAACTCCGTCTCTTTACTACGTGTCAAT AGTTCAAATTCAAGCCAATGCAATATGCTCATACTACAAGAGAGCTGCACTGATTCAACAGGATCTTATGTTATCTATGCTCCAGTTGATATTGTGGCTATGAATGTTGTCTTAAGCGGGGGTGATCCGGAGTATGTAGCTCTTCTACCATCTGGTTTTGCTATACTTCCTGATGGATCAAATAATTCAACTAGAGAAACTCCTGAGGTTGGGTCCGGTGGATCTTTACTGACCGTCGCCTTTCAGATATTAGTCGATTCTGTTCCAACGGCAAAACTTTCGTTAGGCTCGGTAGCTACGGTTAATAGCCTTATTAAGTGCACTGTTGAAAGGATCAAAGGTGCTGTACTATGTGATGCCACATGA